A region of Pelmatolapia mariae isolate MD_Pm_ZW unplaced genomic scaffold, Pm_UMD_F_2 NODE_ptg000457l+_length_30433_cov_1, whole genome shotgun sequence DNA encodes the following proteins:
- the LOC134623180 gene encoding transcription factor SOX-7-like: MNLTKPSLSRVSQVPLGGPWTSRTPSPASDSEMGFEQKLSEDCSSPDRTGNMRRGEPRMCLTHSSGGQSPDLNQAGGTSAGDGKAAGAEQRIRRPMNAFMVWAKDERKRLALQNPDLHNAVLSKMLGQSWKSLSAVEKRPFVEEAERLRVQHLQDHPNYKYRPRRKKTTKKLKRVEPGLLLHSLAQGGAPGLGLGPGVSPLGAENVSGGSAYGHPGVQPPHHHSHHLLPSLGHFRDLQASGHSELESYGLPTPEMSPLDILEDGAGESVFFPQHMQEEGGMGVWSGYQHHLHHHNQHYTHHYNNHSHHSSIHGQGSGMTLSTRMTSAESNMMSSMSSLTSLSSKLNLTHVSGHQVTLRSPVKCPPPLPDPSSPVSYHQPCNSLSEPIKCHQPPLSSAPVGYFSQLYGNGTPKAPHFTSSHLGQLSPPPETTSSCSTSSIPPPSTFPPSVNLDNSNLDSSGQLGASSAEFWAEVDRHEFDQYVNVRRNRDEAYGLGGECGGVSKVVGGRSSSIVGSSNNSIVSSAVNRDVGGVVGGIGGCDDGSSPLISALSDASSAVYYSTCITG; this comes from the exons ATGAATTTAACCAAGCCTAGCCTTTCTAGAGTCAGCCAGGTGCCTCTTGGGGGCCCCTGGACTTCAAGGACCCCGAGTCCTGCTTCTGATTCTGAAATGGGTTTTGAACAGAAGCTCTCTGAGGATTGCAGTTCTCCAGACAGAACTGGGAATATGAGGAGAGGGGAACCAAGGATGTGTTTGACGCACAGTTCAGGGGGACAGAGTCCTGATCTGAACCAGGCTGGAGGCACGTCAGCGGGTGATGGGAAAGCTGCGGGGGCTGAGCAGAGGATTCGCAGGCCAATGAATGCCTTCATGGTCTGGGCTAAAGATGAGAGGAAGCGGCTGGCCCTGCAGAACCCGGACCTACACAACGCTGTGCTCAGCAAGATGCTCG GTCAGTCGTGGAAGTCCCTGAGCGCCGTAGAGAAGCGACCATTCGTAGAGGAAGCAGAGCGTCTTCGTGTCCAACACCTCCAGGATCACCCAAACTATAAGTACCGACCTCGCCGCAAAAAAACCACCAAGAAGCTTAAACGTGTTGAACCAGGGCTTCTGCTGCACAGCTTAGCCCAGGGTGGGGCACCAGGCTTGGGTTTAGGACCTGGTGTCAGTCCTTTGGGTGCAGAAAATGTCTCTGGAGGTTCTGCTTACGGGCATCCAGGTGTCCAACCTCCACATCATCACTCTCATCACCTGCTTCCATCTCTGGGCCATTTCAGGGACCTCCAGGCCTCAGGACACTCAGAGCTAGAAAGCTATGGCTTGCCCACTCCAGAAATGTCCCCACTGGACATTCTGGAAGATGGAGCTGGGGAATCTGTGTTTTTTCCCCAACATAtgcaggaggagggagggatggGAGTTTGGAGTGGGTACCAACACCACCTTCACCATCATAATCAGCATTACACCcaccactacaacaaccacagccaCCACAGCTCCATACACGGCCAGGGTTCAGGAATGACTTTAAGCACCAGAATGACTTCTGCTGAATCGAACATGATGTCGAGCATGAGCTCTCTCACTTCACTCAGCTCCAAGCTAAATCTCACACATGTTTCTGGTCACCAGGTCACTTTAAGAAGTCCCGTAAAGTGCCCGCCACCACTGCCCGATCCTTCCTCCCCAGTTTCATACCACCAGCCCTGCAACAGCCTCTCTGAGCCAATAAAATGCCACCAGCCCCCACTGAGCTCTGCTCCGGTTGGTTATTTCAGTCAGCTGTATGGAAACGGCACCCCTAAAGCTCCTCATTTCACTTCTTCTCATCTGGGGCAGCTTTCACCTCCTCCTGAAACGACTTCTTCCTGCTCAACCTCATCCATTCCCCCACCATCCactttccctccctctgtgaaTTTGGATAATTCAAATCTGGATTCCTCTGGCCAGCTGGGGGCTTCGTCTGCTGAATTTTGGGCTGAAGTGGACAGGCATGAATTTGACCAGTATGTAAATGTTCGGAGAAATCGAGATGAGGCTTATGGACTGGGCGGGGAATGTGGTGGTGTGTCCAAGGTTGTGGGTGGCCGTAGTAGCAGTATTGTTGGAAGTAGCAATAATAGTATTGTTAGTAGTGCAGTTAATAGGGATGTTGGTGGTGTGGTGGGTGGCATTGGTGGGTGTGATGATGGAAGCAGCCCTCTTATATCTGCTCTGTCTGATGCAAGCAGCGCTGTCTATTACAGCACCTGTATCACTGGATAA